A stretch of Dietzia lutea DNA encodes these proteins:
- a CDS encoding pyrimidine dimer DNA glycosylase/endonuclease V, protein MRLWSIHPDLLDRAALVAGWREGLLAQKVLRGMTKGYRAHPQLERFRTLADPVAGIATWLHGLADAADARGYRFDRTRVVLPPGPERLPLTDGQLALEWAHLRAKVIERDPPWLDRLAAPRPHPMFDLIPGPVAAWERADLLEE, encoded by the coding sequence GTGCGCCTGTGGAGCATCCATCCCGACCTGCTCGACCGCGCCGCGCTCGTCGCCGGGTGGCGCGAGGGGCTCCTGGCCCAGAAGGTACTCCGCGGGATGACGAAGGGCTATCGCGCGCATCCCCAGCTCGAGCGGTTCCGCACGCTCGCCGACCCGGTCGCGGGGATCGCCACGTGGCTCCACGGTCTCGCCGACGCCGCCGACGCGCGCGGCTACCGCTTCGACCGCACGCGCGTCGTCCTGCCGCCCGGGCCCGAGCGCCTGCCGCTCACCGACGGCCAGCTCGCGCTGGAGTGGGCGCACCTGCGGGCCAAGGTCATCGAGCGCGATCCGCCGTGGCTGGACCGGCTCGCCGCCCCGCGGCCGCACCCGATGTTCGACCTGATTCCGGGCCCGGTGGCGGCCTGGGAACGCGCTGACCTGCTCGAGGAGTGA
- a CDS encoding alpha/beta hydrolase, with amino-acid sequence MPRPTRVPLPALVAPAAASTVLALRPIRRPFAAATAGWVASLPALEMPLHIGALVSATTASALGRRERHPSDLVGAGMAALTCAGLGVVLARHLAARPVLDRALRERAPGDGALQVGTEGRGTATATSPAPRHRTPWPTVLARPWPLPPHGVRARRGMVYGPDPVANRLDLYTCASTRPDGAGGVGAGSRADGAGAGSGGVRGVLVHIHGGHFRAGAPSRESRAMLFDHARRGWAAISATYTLSPTPESGFPQHLVDIKRLIHWIRAEGPSHDIPADAPIVVAGSSAGAHIAMMTALTANDPRFQPGFEHVDTTLAAAVGLYGYYGRLGSATRDVSDPVRHPASGAPPVAIIHGTLDTYTPVKGSRRLVRHLRAGSPNPVIYAELPGAQHGFDAVRSPRYLAVVDAVARFTDRYA; translated from the coding sequence GTGCCCCGACCCACCCGCGTCCCGCTGCCCGCGCTCGTCGCGCCCGCCGCGGCGTCCACGGTGCTCGCGCTTCGCCCGATCCGTCGGCCGTTCGCCGCCGCCACCGCGGGGTGGGTGGCGAGCCTGCCGGCGCTCGAGATGCCGCTGCACATCGGCGCGCTCGTGAGCGCGACCACGGCGAGCGCGCTGGGCCGCCGGGAGCGGCATCCGTCCGACCTGGTGGGCGCGGGGATGGCCGCGCTGACCTGCGCGGGGCTGGGGGTCGTGCTCGCGCGCCACCTCGCCGCGCGGCCCGTCCTGGACCGCGCGCTGCGGGAGCGGGCGCCAGGGGACGGTGCGCTGCAGGTCGGCACGGAGGGGCGCGGTACGGCGACGGCGACGAGCCCCGCCCCTCGCCACCGCACGCCCTGGCCGACGGTGCTGGCCCGTCCGTGGCCGCTGCCGCCGCACGGGGTGCGCGCCCGCCGGGGCATGGTCTACGGACCGGACCCCGTGGCGAACCGGCTCGATCTCTACACTTGTGCAAGCACTCGTCCTGATGGCGCCGGCGGGGTTGGCGCCGGGTCTCGCGCGGACGGTGCCGGCGCGGGGTCGGGCGGGGTGCGCGGCGTGCTCGTCCACATCCACGGCGGCCACTTCCGCGCGGGCGCACCGAGCCGCGAGTCCCGCGCGATGCTGTTCGACCACGCCCGCCGCGGCTGGGCCGCCATCAGCGCGACCTACACCCTGTCGCCCACCCCCGAGTCGGGCTTCCCGCAGCACCTGGTGGACATCAAGCGGCTTATCCACTGGATCCGCGCAGAGGGGCCGTCGCACGACATCCCGGCCGATGCGCCGATCGTCGTGGCGGGCAGCTCGGCCGGCGCCCACATCGCGATGATGACCGCGCTGACCGCGAACGATCCACGCTTCCAGCCCGGCTTCGAGCACGTCGACACCACGCTGGCCGCGGCGGTCGGGCTCTACGGGTACTACGGGCGGCTGGGCAGTGCGACCCGGGACGTCTCGGACCCCGTGCGGCACCCGGCGTCGGGGGCACCGCCGGTGGCGATCATCCACGGAACGCTGGACACGTACACGCCGGTCAAGGGCTCGCGGCGGCTCGTGCGGCACCTGCGCGCGGGGTCGCCGAACCCGGTGATCTACGCCGAGCTGCCCGGCGCGCAGCACGGCTTCGACGCCGTGCGCTCGCCGCGCTACCTCGCGGTGGTCGACGCGGTCGCCCGGTTCACGGACCGGTACGCCTGA
- a CDS encoding nitroreductase family deazaflavin-dependent oxidoreductase: MPLTGEYEPSPSEWVRTQVEQYERTNGDEASDLGGIPVVIVTTVGNKSGKLRKTPLMRVEHDGAYALVASQGGAPTHPFWYWNIAANPHVVVQDMDRVGDYTAREVTGAERDEWWARAVSVYPDYADYQEKTDRTIPVFVAEPRG; this comes from the coding sequence ATGCCGCTGACCGGAGAATACGAACCAAGCCCCAGCGAATGGGTGCGCACGCAGGTCGAACAATACGAACGCACCAACGGGGACGAGGCCTCGGACTTGGGCGGGATCCCGGTCGTCATCGTCACCACGGTGGGCAACAAGTCCGGCAAGCTGCGCAAGACGCCCCTCATGCGCGTAGAACACGACGGCGCCTACGCGCTGGTCGCCTCCCAGGGCGGCGCGCCCACTCATCCGTTCTGGTACTGGAACATCGCCGCGAACCCGCACGTCGTGGTGCAGGACATGGATCGGGTCGGCGACTACACCGCCCGCGAGGTCACCGGCGCCGAGCGCGACGAATGGTGGGCGCGTGCGGTGTCGGTGTACCCCGACTACGCGGACTACCAGGAGAAGACCGATCGGACGATTCCCGTGTTCGTCGCCGAGCCCCGTGGATAG
- a CDS encoding patatin-like phospholipase family protein: MSRTAIVLGCGGTIGAAWAIAAMHALTEQTGVDPREADVMLGTSAGAELVTMLAGGVSVGELVDMQYGRATDPRLRDHIASTPPSVPPLPRFPLLNPGLLRKRAGLAGLTGIAPTGRADAGWLQRLAEQFEVGAWLPHPAARMVAYDVRAGERVVFGAPGSPIATVGEALRASWATPGWMPPVPIGDRIFVDGGMGSTASVDLIAPEEADVIYVIAPMASAPGVRIPGPGGSLEYRMIRRPMSTVLHAEIATVRARGTTVVPILPTPADLAGLSAHFMNGARRTQGFEHSMTTAPDTVRAALAANGAGV; this comes from the coding sequence ATGAGCAGGACGGCGATCGTGCTCGGCTGCGGCGGCACCATCGGGGCCGCCTGGGCGATCGCGGCCATGCACGCCCTGACCGAGCAGACCGGCGTCGACCCGCGCGAAGCGGACGTCATGCTCGGCACCTCCGCGGGCGCCGAACTCGTCACCATGCTCGCCGGCGGGGTCTCCGTCGGGGAACTGGTCGACATGCAGTACGGCCGGGCGACCGACCCGAGGCTGCGGGACCACATCGCCTCCACTCCGCCCAGCGTGCCGCCGCTGCCGCGGTTCCCCCTCCTCAACCCGGGCCTCCTACGCAAGCGCGCCGGGCTGGCCGGCCTCACCGGCATCGCCCCCACCGGACGCGCGGACGCGGGGTGGCTGCAGCGACTCGCCGAGCAGTTCGAGGTCGGCGCCTGGCTGCCCCACCCCGCCGCCCGGATGGTGGCCTACGACGTCCGCGCCGGGGAGCGGGTCGTGTTCGGCGCGCCCGGCTCCCCCATCGCGACCGTCGGCGAGGCGCTGCGCGCCTCGTGGGCGACGCCCGGCTGGATGCCGCCGGTGCCGATCGGTGACCGCATCTTCGTCGACGGCGGGATGGGCTCGACCGCCTCGGTCGACCTCATCGCCCCCGAGGAGGCGGACGTCATTTACGTCATCGCCCCCATGGCGTCGGCACCGGGCGTCCGCATCCCCGGACCCGGTGGCTCGCTCGAGTACCGGATGATCCGCCGCCCGATGTCGACCGTCCTGCACGCCGAGATCGCCACCGTCCGCGCCCGCGGCACGACCGTCGTGCCGATCCTGCCGACCCCCGCCGACCTCGCCGGCCTGAGCGCGCACTTCATGAACGGCGCGCGCCGCACGCAAGGTTTCGAGCACTCCATGACCACCGCCCCCGACACGGTCCGCGCGGCGCTCGCGGCCAACGGGGCCGGGGTGTGA
- a CDS encoding TIGR03619 family F420-dependent LLM class oxidoreductase, protein MRLGISTPVVTVYPPTASAWEHSAGIEDIARIAVAADELGFHHLTCSEHVAVPTETAAVRGGTYWDPLATFGYLAARTTRIRLATQVLVLGYHHPLEIAKRYGTLDAVSGGRVILGLGVGSLKEEFELLGAPFNDRGARADDALAALRASLSVPEPEYHGRFHDYSAVIVRPHAIQDRVPLWIGGRTRRSLRRALDHGDGWVPFGLTLPELESMLAGAAEALSRDASHYCDQLARLRDLAAGEGHEFGPVSGPSGG, encoded by the coding sequence ATGCGACTGGGTATTTCGACTCCGGTGGTCACCGTCTATCCACCGACCGCGTCCGCGTGGGAACACTCAGCGGGGATCGAGGACATCGCCCGCATCGCGGTGGCCGCCGACGAGCTCGGCTTCCACCACCTCACCTGCAGCGAACACGTGGCGGTCCCCACCGAGACCGCCGCCGTACGCGGCGGAACCTACTGGGATCCGCTGGCCACGTTCGGCTACCTGGCCGCCCGGACCACCCGCATCCGGCTGGCCACCCAGGTCCTGGTGCTGGGCTACCACCACCCCCTGGAGATCGCCAAGCGCTACGGGACGTTGGACGCGGTCAGCGGCGGACGGGTGATCCTCGGCCTCGGGGTGGGCAGCCTCAAGGAGGAGTTCGAGCTCCTCGGCGCGCCGTTCAACGACCGCGGTGCACGGGCCGACGACGCACTCGCCGCGCTTCGCGCCTCCCTCTCGGTCCCGGAGCCGGAGTATCACGGCCGGTTTCACGACTACTCAGCCGTGATCGTCAGGCCGCACGCCATCCAGGACCGGGTACCGCTCTGGATCGGCGGGCGGACCCGGCGGTCCCTGCGGCGGGCGCTCGACCACGGCGACGGGTGGGTGCCGTTCGGACTGACCCTCCCGGAACTGGAGTCGATGCTGGCCGGCGCGGCCGAGGCGCTCTCGCGCGACGCCTCCCACTACTGCGACCAGCTGGCGCGGCTCCGCGACCTCGCCGCCGGCGAGGGGCACGAGTTCGGGCCGGTCAGCGGGCCCAGCGGCGGGTGA
- a CDS encoding glutaminase encodes MKTPVPDYLLEIRDACSDAGEGRLADYIPELAAVDPDRFAVAACTMDGVVYTAGDADAEFTIQSMSKPFVYALALRDRGIEAVLEKVEVEPSGDAFNQISLNRDTGRPRNPMINIGAITTHTLVGPPGASEDERSEVIADGLSAFAGRRLEIDGAVCESELRTAFRNRAMANLVRAGGIIEDDPDEAVRGYTRQCAYRVTVRDLAVMAVTLATGGVNPVTRERVVSAPVARQVLAVMATCGMYDAAGDWMSTVGIPAKSGVSGGILGALPGQVGLGVFSPRLDEHGHSVEGVRTFERLSQDLELHLMNTTVTEVEAVRSVRFDEISGRRTFRLQGPMTFASAEQVLRRLAEIPEGPGEVTLDLSRVSSVNTSARRMLLEAMRRLSAEGHTVGLADPGRRLPEPDLGDGTRPVTRRAAR; translated from the coding sequence GTGAAGACGCCGGTACCTGACTATCTGCTCGAGATCCGCGACGCCTGCTCGGACGCCGGGGAGGGTCGGCTCGCCGACTACATCCCCGAGCTCGCGGCCGTGGACCCGGACCGGTTCGCGGTGGCCGCCTGCACGATGGACGGGGTCGTCTACACCGCCGGCGACGCGGACGCTGAGTTCACCATCCAGTCGATGAGCAAGCCGTTCGTCTACGCGCTCGCCCTGCGCGACCGCGGGATCGAGGCGGTGCTGGAGAAGGTCGAGGTGGAGCCGTCCGGCGACGCGTTCAACCAGATCTCCCTCAACCGCGACACGGGCCGGCCGCGCAACCCGATGATCAACATCGGGGCGATCACCACGCACACGCTCGTCGGCCCGCCCGGCGCCTCGGAGGACGAGCGCAGCGAGGTCATCGCGGACGGGTTGTCGGCGTTCGCGGGTCGGCGTCTCGAGATCGACGGCGCCGTGTGCGAGTCCGAGCTGCGCACCGCGTTCCGCAACCGCGCGATGGCCAACCTGGTCCGGGCCGGCGGGATCATCGAGGACGACCCCGACGAGGCCGTGCGCGGGTACACCCGGCAGTGCGCGTACCGGGTGACGGTGCGAGACCTCGCCGTCATGGCCGTCACGCTGGCCACCGGCGGCGTCAATCCGGTCACGCGCGAGCGGGTCGTGTCGGCGCCGGTCGCGAGGCAGGTCCTCGCCGTGATGGCGACGTGCGGGATGTACGACGCCGCCGGCGACTGGATGTCCACGGTGGGGATCCCGGCGAAGAGCGGGGTATCCGGAGGGATTCTCGGCGCGCTGCCAGGTCAGGTGGGGCTGGGGGTGTTCTCGCCGCGGCTCGACGAGCACGGGCACAGTGTCGAGGGCGTGCGCACCTTCGAGCGGCTGTCGCAGGACCTCGAGCTGCACCTCATGAACACCACGGTCACCGAGGTCGAGGCCGTGCGGTCGGTGCGGTTCGACGAGATCTCCGGCCGACGCACGTTCCGCCTGCAGGGCCCCATGACCTTCGCCAGCGCCGAGCAGGTGTTGCGGCGCCTGGCCGAGATCCCCGAGGGGCCGGGCGAGGTGACGCTCGACCTCAGCCGCGTGTCCTCGGTCAACACGAGCGCCCGGCGGATGCTGCTCGAGGCGATGCGGCGGCTGTCCGCGGAGGGGCACACGGTGGGGCTCGCGGATCCGGGCCGGCGCCTGCCGGAGCCGGACCTCGGCGACGGGACCCGCCCGGTCACCCGCCGCGCGGCGCGCTGA
- a CDS encoding cupin domain-containing protein, with protein sequence MSPTDQGPNPFVVDIEEATLANDNYRTTLWTGSHMQLTVMSIKPGDDIGLEVHDDHDQFLRVEAGRGRVEMGPAKDQLDFVREVSDDWVILVPAGSWHNVTNIGEDDLKVYSLYGPPEHEHGTVHPTKADDDHH encoded by the coding sequence ATGAGCCCCACCGACCAGGGCCCGAACCCCTTCGTCGTCGACATCGAGGAGGCCACACTCGCCAACGACAACTACCGGACCACTCTCTGGACGGGCTCGCACATGCAGCTCACCGTCATGAGCATCAAGCCGGGCGACGACATCGGGCTCGAGGTCCACGACGACCACGACCAGTTCCTGCGCGTGGAGGCCGGCCGGGGCCGGGTCGAGATGGGTCCGGCGAAGGACCAGCTGGACTTCGTGCGCGAGGTCTCCGACGACTGGGTCATCCTCGTGCCCGCCGGGAGCTGGCACAACGTCACCAACATCGGCGAGGACGACCTCAAGGTCTACTCGCTGTACGGTCCGCCCGAGCACGAGCACGGCACCGTCCACCCGACGAAGGCGGACGACGACCACCACTGA